From one Anopheles bellator chromosome 1, idAnoBellAS_SP24_06.2, whole genome shotgun sequence genomic stretch:
- the LOC131208185 gene encoding NADH dehydrogenase [ubiquinone] iron-sulfur protein 4, mitochondrial → MSLFLRSVARTGATQWMRATLSTSSIVFKDPKTTKEAPILEASVVLATDDDRHLPTITVPTKVDLSPISGVPEEQVKERRVRIFVPAKNAMQSGTDNIQHWSIEFDNRERWENPLMGWSSTGDPLSNMRVDFTSPEEAITYCERNGWRWYVDKAEVERKHRVKNYGINFSWNKRTRVSTK, encoded by the exons ATGAGCCTGTTTCTGCGATCGGTGGCCAGAACTGGCGCTACGCAATG GATGCGTGCGACCCTTTCAACATCATCCATTGTTTTCAAGGATCCAAAGACCACGAAGGAAGCGCCGATCCTGGAAGCcagtgttgttttggccactGACGATGACCGCCACCTTCCCACGATTACCGTTCCCACGAAG GTGGACCTTAGTCCCATCAGCGGTGTACCGGAGGAACAGGTGAAGGAGCGTCGTGTGCGCATTTTCGTGCCGGCCAAGAATGCGATGCAGAGCGGCACCGATAACATTCAACATTGGagcatcgagttcgacaacCGTGAACGCTGGGAAAATCCTCTCATGGGATGGTCGTCAAC CGGTGATCCTCTGTCGAACATGCGCGTTGACTTTACCTCGCCCGAGGAAGCGATCACGTActgcgaacggaacggttggAGATGGTACGTCGATAAGGCGGAAGTTGAGAGGAAGCACCGTGTCAAGAACTATGGAATCAACTTTTCGTGGAACAAACGTACCCGCGTGTCGACTAAGTAA
- the LOC131214590 gene encoding transmembrane protein 135-like: MQVLSKMSSVPVTCVEYAHPWTNSCSVATAELMIVGLQYCLRIYAAVYAFSLLMRGRLPTPPELVKTIRGWLQSSAFLTTNAFSYMMITCLVRRAFGSFNFYTVSYFPAFLAAFVSILVERSSRRAMLALYVSNVATETMWNILQSRGLVRSIPYGEVAIFGLSTSVLMYCYRLNRQKDYRDSMFDVVQFAIGDSEVMKSEPAPALTTDEPTSRDGAGTSRSTKRHSYPLIQSILRAYLQLTGRLKRLGKHKLCRHRHSCLYDTLSSGARMFSMGLGIQVVLKVVLQLRKLINRPSLLRKTFLNKDIVRLGLFLGGFTSIYKMSSCLLRHFTNSDSPMYALPSGLLASAAFGFYADNTIALYIMWKTLQIIYNWGIDKGYLPRVPGFTVLLYAASTALLFHAATLEPENLRPSYWKFLYSISGGRICVMDRSGFDVYGLDTSGQVSTMMKLCKTEPILVGKLS; encoded by the exons ATGCAGGTCTTAAGCAAGATGAGCTCGGTGCCCGTCACCTGCGTAGAGTACGCGCACCCGTGGACGAATTCAtgctcggtggccacagcgGAACTGATGATAGTCGGTTTGCAGTATTGTTTACGAATTTACGCGGCAGTTTACGCG TTTTCGCTGCTGATGCGTGGCCGCTTACCGACGCCACCGGAGCTGGTGAAAACAATTCGCGGCTGGCTGCAATCGAGCGCATTCCTCACAACCAATGCCTTTAGCTACATGATGATCACGTGCTTGGTGCGGCGCGCGTTTGGTTCATTCAACTTTTACACCGTCTCGTACTTTCCGGCGTTTTTGGccgctttcgtttcgatcctGGTCGAGCGGTCTTCGCGTCGGGCCATGTTGGCGTTGTACGTCTCGAACGTGGCCACGGAAACGATGTGGAACATTCTGCAGTCCCGTGGTCTCGTGCGCTCCATTCCCTACGGTGAGGTTGCCATCTTTGGGCTCTCTACCTCGGTGCTGATGTACTGCTATCGACTGAATCGGCAGAAGGACTACCGTGATTCGATGTTCGATGTGGTACAATTTGCCATCGGTGACAGTGAGGTTATGAAGAGCGAACCGGCGCCGGCACTAACGACCGACGAGCCAACGTCTCGAGATGGCGCTGGCACATCACGGTCGACGAAGCGTCACTCGTACCCGCTCATACAGTCCATACTCAGAGCCTATCTTCAGCTGACGGGCAGACTGAAACGTCTCGGGAAGCACAAACTCTGTCGACATCGGCACAGCTGCCTTTACGATACGCTCTCTAGTGGTGCACGTATGTTTTCGATGGGCCTCGGCATACAGGTTGTGCTGAAGGTGGTGCTGCAGTTGCGTAAACTCATTAACCGGCCCTCACTGCTACGCAAAACGTTCCTCAACAAGGATATCGTTCGGTTGGGGCTATTCTTGGGTGGTTTTACTTCTATTTATAAG ATGTCTTCCTGTTTGTTGCGACACTTTACCAACAGTGATAGCCCGATGTACGCCTTACCGAGTGGGCTTTTAGCTAGTGCTGCCTTCGGATTCTACGCAGACAACACCATTGCCTTGTACATTATGTGGAAAACGTTGCAG ATAATCTACAATTGGGGCATTGACAAAGGCTACCTTCCCCGGGTTCCCGGATTTACAGTGTTACTGTACGCTGCCAGTACCGCTCTGCTGTTTCACGCAGCCACCCTCGAGCCGGAGAACCTGCGGCCAAGTTATTGGAAGTTTCTATACTCCATCTCCGGTGGAAG AATTTGCGTCATGGACCGTAGTGGTTTCGATGTGTACGGCCTGGACACCAGCGGTCAAGTAAGCACCATGATGAAGCTTTGTAAAACGGAACCAATACTGGTAGGCAAGCTGAGCTAG
- the LOC131215567 gene encoding uncharacterized protein LOC131215567, giving the protein MRPPSPHLVKTPAPKPAGDASPTQQMSPQQDAMEQWVSDTFFSYFPSFNKKQKDQKVVLSRARQEEYQEYLKNVNFIANVIPEVATKHQQYIKKYGTGKTGKGAAATTGEGSKEKGAGTSSPPPAANVGMGNSPAQPQVRFGKSLVAEGNANFRKGSPREKLIEDLAHIDLPTILNTDTIDRRNRMLAEEESRRKMDYQRDLIKQIEEKRKEVERMREKEKLEEEMLTSRLEQQLKTMQLEEQLEHERVRSEKLRIANEQNHIRRLQLLANLENDHKLFNPYDGQRKAFSENGVKSTAAAGGPTAKAAALAPNSLSSGDERTKVYRYFSNSAQNEKYNAPPFASGVGAAYSSGLSSEQDYESSSETTINAPFPASHRYQFCKTCRGDIDRSFLPPPPTMVSSKHHPKATDRKHCANCKRIGAAGNDPRTMVGNDLRRCARCERTIKRSSVGKGSSLCAVCQLTKDAHGQPRRTMRAAAVRPSVVLDTDDPVEDSEAVNERETNAGSPVNPYKIIDVQYHESDNEHGDTAVLNPVIVKKNYRQPPYSLNISENSLFHPNKSAPEPVLSVNVRNGEVFVDNKLRSRPASPARQPAQDERDDESSSALGDDLLDERIAKYVRHYNTLWMKRGHGRKQNTHQPSNCDHHQTMTKNFASGSTLPSLSPPKVYVSDRPEKMKSDGLKLVEKKWEIPAVERTKVNNTGSTRVLTQLGAIRKQLQLEQLQMDGPSSYTKNNY; this is encoded by the exons ATGCGTCCTCCGTCGCCGCACCTCGTCAAGACCCCGGCTCCAAAGCCGGCAGGAGATGCTTCGCCAACACAACAAATGTCGCCTCAACAG GATGCAATGGAACAGTGGGTTTCGGATACGTTCTTTTCCTACTTTCCGAGTTTCAACAAAAAGCAGAAGGACCAGAAAGTGGTCCTTTCCCGTGCCCGCCAGGAGGAGTATCAAGagtatttgaaaaatgtaaatttcatTGCTAACGTG ATCCCGGAAGTGGCGACCAAACACCAGCAGTACATTAAGAAGTACGGCACTGGTAAGACGGGCAAGGGTGCTGCGGCGACGACTGGCGAAGGCTCAAAGGAGAAAGGCGCAGGAACGTCGAGTCCTCCGCCGGCCGCCAATGTCGGTATGGGCAACAGTCCGGCTCAGCCACAGGTTCGCTTCGGGAAGTCCCTGGTGGCGGAAGGGAACGCAAATTTCCGCAAAGGTAGCCCGCGCGAGAAGTTGATTGAAGATTTAGCCCATATTGATCTGCCTACCATTCTCAATACAGACACTATCGATCGCAGGAATAGGATGTTGGCCGAA GAAGAAAGCCGCCGCAAGATGGACTACCAACGAGACTTGATTAAGCAGATCGAGGAGAAGCGAAAGGAGGTCGAACGGAtgcgcgaaaaggaaaaactggAGGAGGAAATGTTGACCAG CCGTCTGGAACAGCAGCTAAAAACGATGCAGCTGGAAGAGCAACTGGAGCATGAGCGGGTACGCAGCGAAAAGCTACGAATTGCCAACGAGCAAAATCACATCCGccggctgcagctgctggccaacCTGGAGAACGATCACAAACTGTTTAACCCGTACGACGGTCAGCGGAAAGCGTTTTCGGAAAATGGCGTCAAATCAACGGCGGCTGCCGGTGGACCCACGGCCAAAGCGGCTGCCCTAGCACCCAACTCATTGTCATCCGGCGACGAGCGCACCAAGGTTTATCGATATTTTAGTAACTCGGCTCAAAACGAAAAGTATAATGCTCCCCCATTCGCCAGTGGGGTCGGAGCGGCCTACTCATCCGGGTTGTCGTCCGAGCAGGATTATGAATCTTCCAGTGAAACCACAATCAATGCTCCGTTTCCTGCCAGCCATCGGTATCAGTTCTGCAAGACCTGCCGCGGTGATATCGACCGATCGTTcctcccaccgccgccgacgatggtTAGTTCGAAACACCACCCAAAAGCAACGGATCGGAAACATTGCGCCAACTGTAAGCGGATCGGGGCAGCAGGGAATGATCCGCGAACGATGGTAGGGAACGATCTACGACGCTGCGCGAGATGCGAGCGAACGATTAAACGATCGTCGGTGGGAAAAGGATCGTCACTCTGTGCGGTTTGTCAACTAACGAAGGATGCCCATGGACAGCCACGGAGAACGAtgcgagcggcggcggtgcgccCCTCGGTCGTGCTGGACACCGACGATCCGGTGGAGGACAGTGAAGCAGTAAATGAGCGCGAAACCAACGCCGGGTCACCCGTTAATCCATACAAAATTATTGATGTGCAGTACCACGAGAGTGACAACGAACACGGAGACACGGCCGTGCTGAATCCGGTGATTGTGAAGAAAAATTATCGTCAACCACCGTACTCGCTTAATATTTCGGAGAACTCACTCTTTCATCCTAACAAAAGcgccccggaaccggtgctATCGGTGAACGTGCGCAATGGGGAAGTGTTTGTCGACAATAAGCTCCGATCGCGCCCTGCCAGCCCGGCTCGCCAACCGGCCCAGGACGAACGAGATGACGAAAGCTCATCGGCACTCGGGGACGATCTGCTGGATGAGCGAATCGCGAAATACGTACGCCACTACAACACGCTTTGGATGAAGCGTGGTCACGGTAGGAAGCAGAACACACAT caacctTCCAACTGCGACCACCATcagacgatgacgaagaaTTTTGCTTCCGGTTCGACGCTGCCATCGCTTTCGCCCCCGAAAGTGTACGTTAGTGATCGGCCGGAAAAGATGAAGAGCGACGGCCTTAAGCTGGTGGAGAAAAAATGGGAG ATACCGGCCGTTGAGCGAACGAAAGTAAATAATACTGGTTCGACGCGAGTCCTCACACAGCTCGGGGCGATCCGAAAGCAACTGCAGTTAGAACAGCTCCAAATGGATGGACCATCATCTTACACGAAGAATAATTACTAA
- the LOC131215568 gene encoding pickpocket protein 28-like — MFRFYITKAIQNVLAQTSLHGVVYLVYKRSTYMEKVMWFFIICLSLTAGCYAVGIFWIRYWTNPTMIALDRNYHLWNTTFPSLTVCFQKRLNERARDELVSKVEPEQMERYSEFLDTLIESDIENVGRLAEYEEFDDEGTNLRELLNKLTDRSSAIITLEGNLQGTLVRTMTEMGICYTFNSAIARYMAVDEFVDESELYQVSVFDGETTATISNCTSNANIYLHSPYEMPTIKKSIQLERGFFTFTRMEFKALAINSEPSIRFLSIKQRKCRFPHESNLRFFPDYYSYDLCLVECKFHLFLKHCQCIPFFYHITDSTAQYCKINQMGCVQLYQSYITFLTADELREIFGACKCIKNCDDATFTLQQFESTFWFNDPVVKWSTRIPKIRYSRRIIYDFIDALVSTGSTLEFFFGFSIITFIEFGYFSLRNLIISLMRARPVRKFWKRKQHQRTLLKARNQKRRNTKTFIYLP; from the exons ATGTTTCGGTTCTACATTACAAAGGCGATTCAAAATGTGCTCGCTCAAACCAGTCTCCATGGAGTGGTGTATCTGGTGTACAAGCGGAGTACCTACATGGAAAA GGTTATGTGGTTCTTCATCATCTGTCTCTCGCTAACGGCCGGCTGCTACGCTGTGGGCATCTTCTGGATACGATACTGGACCAATCCCACCATGATTGCCCTGGACCGGAACTACCATCTCTGGAACACCACGTTTCCCAGTCTGACCGTCTGCTTCCAGAAGAGATTGAATGAACGCGCGCGTGACGAGCTGGTGTCCAAAGTGGAACCGGAGCAGATGGAACGGTACAGTGAATTTCTGGACACGCTGATTGAAAGCGACATCGAAAACGTGGGTCGATTGGCCGAGTATGAAGAGTTCGATGATGAGGGAACCAACTTGAGGGAATTGCTTAACAAACTTACGGATCGCTCGAGCGCCATCATAACGCTGGAGGGAAACTTACAAGGAACATTAGTTCGCACAATGACCGAAATGGGAATCTGCTACACGTTTAACTCTGCCATCGCCAGGTACATGGCCGTGGATGAGTTTGTGGACGAAAGCGAGCTGTATCAAGTCAGCGTCTTCGACGGGGAAACAACGGCTACAATTTCAAACTGTACCTCAAACGCTAAT ATTTATTTGCACAGTCCATACGAGATGCCGACGAttaaaaaatcgattcaaCTTGAGCGGGGATTCTTTACGTTTACCCGAATGGAATTCAAAGCTCTCGCCATCAACTCGGAGCCATCGATTAGGTTTTTGAGCATCAAGCAGCGGAAGTGTAGGTTCCCGCATGAGTCGAACCTTCGGTTCTTCCCAGATTATTATTCTTACGATTTGTGTTTGGTGGAGTGTAAGTTCCATCTTTTCCTCAAGCACTGCCAATGCATTCCTTTCTTTTACCATATAACCG ATTCTACGGCACAGTACTGCAAAATTAATCAGATGGGTTGTGTGCAGCTTTATCAGAGCTACATAACGTTTTTGACGGCAGATGAGCTACGCGAGATTTTTGGGGCCTGCAAATGCATAAAGAACTGTGACGATGCCACCTTTACGTTGCAGCAGTTTGAGTCTACATTTTGGTTCAACGATCCCGTTGTTAAATGGAGCACGCGCATACCAAAAATCCGTTACAGTCGGAGAATTATCTACGATTTCATTGACGCTTTGG TTTCTACCGGAAGCACTTTGGAGTTTTTCTTTGGCTTCAGCATCATCACGTTCATCGAGTTCGGTTATTTTTCGCTCCGAAATCTGATCATATCCTTAATGCGCGCCAGACCGGTGCGGAAGTTTTGGAAGCGGAAGCAACACCAGCGAACGCTGTTAAAAGCACGAAATCAGAAGCGGCGCAACACGAAAACATTTATATATCTTCCGTaa